The DNA sequence ACGCTAACTGACCTTTCACTTGCATCAGCAGACGCGGCTATTCTTTCCGACGTTGGCTTACCGAACTCCGCTTCGCCTTGGCTGAATTTTGAGATCGACCCGAATCGCCGACTAAAACCCATTGATAGTTTTCCCCAAATGGTCGCGATCGGATCGAATGCCTACGGTGACTACGTTTGCCTCGACTTGGATGCCAATGCCGCTGTTGTTTACGTCAACCACGATGACTCGAACGCTCGGGTTTTGATCAATTCGTCTGTGTCTAACCTCGCGAAGTCACTTTGCATATACTTGACGCATCGACACG is a window from the Novipirellula caenicola genome containing:
- a CDS encoding SUKH-4 family immunity protein, whose product is MTPTEFKSRYIASLPEVPDELRVELDLERFVAFDADTLTDLSLASADAAILSDVGLPNSASPWLNFEIDPNRRLKPIDSFPQMVAIGSNAYGDYVCLDLDANAAVVYVNHDDSNARVLINSSVSNLAKSLCIYLTHRHEGDPADLLSAIGSFDPDATLPGTFWHHESRALTDGGG